A DNA window from Burkholderiales bacterium contains the following coding sequences:
- a CDS encoding SPOR domain-containing protein, with protein sequence MTRDYKKTSSKSNSGKSAGPFLLGLFIGLLLGLGIALGVAWYINKMPSPFVSKEKPTVLLGAEIKLEPPAPLPKQEEKSVKAPSAKDKPRFDFYKILPGAEEPVTDQELRQAAKQKEPSKDLYFVQAGAFQNLTDADNLKAKLALLGVETGIQSATLADKSVWHRVRAGPYSKVDEINRVRTALKQNGIDTSLIKVHDAQAR encoded by the coding sequence ATGACTCGCGATTACAAAAAGACTTCCAGCAAATCGAATTCGGGCAAGAGCGCGGGGCCGTTTCTCCTCGGCCTTTTCATCGGTTTGCTGCTGGGCCTGGGTATCGCGCTGGGTGTCGCCTGGTACATCAACAAAATGCCCAGCCCGTTTGTGAGCAAGGAAAAGCCAACGGTGCTGCTCGGCGCCGAAATTAAACTCGAGCCGCCCGCTCCACTGCCCAAGCAGGAGGAAAAATCGGTCAAAGCCCCCTCAGCCAAGGACAAGCCGCGCTTTGATTTCTACAAAATCCTGCCCGGCGCCGAAGAGCCGGTGACCGACCAGGAGCTGCGGCAGGCGGCCAAACAAAAGGAACCCTCCAAAGACCTATATTTCGTCCAAGCCGGCGCGTTCCAGAATCTCACCGATGCTGACAACCTGAAAGCCAAACTCGCGTTATTGGGGGTGGAGACCGGCATCCAGAGCGCGACACTCGCCGACAAGAGCGTGTGGCACCGGGTACGCGCCGGCCCCTACAGCAAGGTCGACGAGATCAACCGGGTGCGCACCGCTCTGAAACAAAACGGGATCGACACCAGTCTCATCAAGGTGCACGACGCTCAAGCTCGCTAG
- a CDS encoding glutamate synthase subunit beta, protein MGKTTGFMEIARHDLPALPVSERVRNSREFYLHLPDAEMAKQGARCMDCGIPFCQTGCPINNIIPDWNDLVYHQNWREALEVLHSTNNFPEFTGRICPAPCEAACTLNINDDPVTIKSIEHAIIDKGWEMGWVVPLIPARKTGKRVAVVGSGPAGMACSQQLARAGHDVVLFEKSDRIGGLLRYGIPDFKMEKHHIDRRMEQMRTEGVEFRVNCHIGVNYPAKKLLDEFDAVVLTGGSEHPRDLPVPGRDLKGIYFAMEFLPQQNKVNAGDTIPNQTTAKGKHVVVIGGGDTGSDCIGTSNRQGAASVTNFELMPQPPLQENKSLTWPNWPMKLRTSSSHEEGCDRDFAIATQRFSGKGGHVATLHTVKLEWKNGKMQGVPGTEFEVKADLVLLAMGYLYPVHEGMLQELGVEFDPRGNVKADTNKYQTSISKVFAAGDMRLGQSLVVWAIREGRQAARAVDEFLMGSSDLPR, encoded by the coding sequence ATGGGTAAAACCACCGGATTCATGGAGATCGCCAGGCACGATCTCCCCGCTCTTCCTGTGTCTGAGCGGGTGCGTAACTCCCGCGAGTTCTACCTGCATCTGCCTGATGCCGAGATGGCGAAGCAGGGGGCGCGCTGCATGGACTGCGGCATCCCTTTCTGCCAGACCGGCTGTCCCATCAACAACATTATTCCTGACTGGAACGATCTGGTTTACCACCAGAACTGGCGCGAAGCGCTAGAGGTACTCCATTCCACCAACAACTTCCCGGAATTCACCGGTCGCATCTGCCCTGCGCCTTGCGAAGCGGCGTGCACGCTCAATATCAACGACGATCCGGTCACCATCAAATCCATCGAGCACGCCATCATCGACAAGGGCTGGGAAATGGGATGGGTGGTGCCGCTGATTCCCGCGCGCAAAACCGGCAAGCGGGTAGCGGTGGTCGGCTCCGGGCCCGCCGGAATGGCCTGTTCCCAGCAACTGGCGCGCGCCGGCCATGACGTGGTGCTGTTCGAAAAAAGCGACCGCATCGGCGGGCTTTTGCGCTACGGCATCCCCGACTTCAAGATGGAAAAACACCATATCGACCGCCGTATGGAGCAGATGCGCACCGAAGGCGTGGAATTCCGCGTGAACTGCCACATCGGCGTGAACTATCCCGCGAAAAAGCTCCTCGACGAATTCGATGCGGTAGTGCTGACCGGCGGATCGGAACACCCGCGCGACCTTCCAGTGCCGGGAAGGGATTTAAAAGGCATTTACTTTGCAATGGAATTCCTGCCGCAGCAAAACAAGGTCAACGCCGGCGACACCATTCCCAATCAAACCACCGCCAAAGGCAAGCATGTGGTAGTGATCGGCGGCGGCGACACCGGCTCCGACTGCATCGGCACCTCCAACCGCCAGGGCGCGGCCTCCGTCACCAATTTCGAGCTGATGCCGCAACCCCCGCTACAGGAAAACAAATCGCTTACCTGGCCCAACTGGCCGATGAAACTGCGCACATCTTCTTCCCACGAAGAAGGCTGCGACCGCGATTTTGCCATTGCCACCCAGCGCTTCTCGGGAAAAGGCGGCCATGTCGCCACTTTGCACACGGTAAAGCTGGAATGGAAAAACGGCAAGATGCAGGGGGTCCCGGGCACCGAATTTGAAGTGAAGGCGGACCTTGTGCTGCTGGCGATGGGCTATTTGTACCCGGTGCACGAAGGGATGCTGCAGGAACTCGGCGTGGAGTTCGACCCGCGCGGCAACGTCAAGGCCGATACCAATAAATATCAGACTTCAATTTCCAAAGTGTTTGCCGCGGGCGATATGCGCCTCGGGCAGTCGCTGGTGGTATGGGCGATACGCGAAGGCCGCCAGGCCGCCCGGGCGGTGGACGAGTTCCTGATGGGCAGCTCGGATTTGCCACGTTAA
- a CDS encoding primosomal protein N' codes for MSIARVALDVPLDKFFDYLAPDLTREHIGLRVLVPFGKKQMVGVVVDIAEKSNIVPQRLKRIVSVFHDISPLGAQILDVFKFCSDYYHHPLGQVMINALPARLRRNRPITRKTSGVFCLTEAGRKLDPSALPAKAAVKRKLFERLESGALKKEELRQISPGAAKVLNEFITLGWAYEVAAASSRPPGQPANPPQLTAEQAGVVESIQLAGFSCSLLFGVTGSGKTEIYFNRIARALAEKKQALLLVPEINLSPQLEAWLKQRFPQSRVVSLHSGLNDGERLENWLAAQSGEAQVILGTRLAVFTPIPKLGLIIVDEEHDASFKQQDGLRYSARDVAIFRAKQADVPVILGSATPALESYQHALSGRYRLAKLAQRAVDNALLPQLRCIDIRRLKLNEGLSEPLIGAIRQRLERGEQCLIFLNRRGYAPVLMCTACNWISGCTRCAAGLVLHLREKKLRCHHCGHEERVPAACPNCGNADLLPLGQGTQRVESALSALFPGARVLRIDRDSTRRKLAWPEMLKRIRDHEVDILVGTQILAKGHDFPQLSLVGILNPDSSLYSTDFRASERLFAQLMQVAGRAGRAQIPGEVLIQTQFPDHPLYEALQRHDYSAFAKTLLAERRHAGFPPFVHQALLRAEATCLTTVMSYLEDAAKIASRLRHDVTVYDPVPAAMQRLAGRERGQLLVQSASRKKLQAFLKEWYARLAETAGKKVRWALDVDPLEF; via the coding sequence ATGAGCATCGCGCGCGTTGCACTCGACGTTCCGCTCGACAAGTTTTTTGATTACCTCGCGCCGGATTTAACGCGCGAACACATCGGCTTGCGCGTGCTGGTGCCGTTTGGCAAAAAACAAATGGTGGGTGTGGTGGTGGACATTGCGGAAAAATCCAACATCGTGCCGCAGCGCTTAAAGCGCATTGTGTCGGTTTTCCACGACATCTCCCCACTCGGTGCGCAAATCCTGGACGTATTCAAATTCTGCAGCGATTACTATCACCATCCACTGGGTCAGGTCATGATCAATGCGCTGCCGGCCCGGCTGCGCCGCAACCGGCCGATTACGCGCAAAACCTCCGGTGTCTTTTGCTTAACCGAGGCGGGGCGGAAGCTCGACCCTTCTGCTTTGCCGGCAAAAGCGGCGGTGAAACGCAAATTATTCGAGCGGCTTGAAAGCGGGGCATTAAAGAAAGAAGAGCTGCGCCAAATTTCGCCAGGCGCGGCCAAGGTGCTCAATGAATTCATCACCCTGGGCTGGGCGTACGAAGTCGCGGCAGCCTCCTCCCGCCCTCCCGGCCAACCCGCCAACCCGCCCCAACTCACGGCGGAACAAGCCGGCGTGGTTGAATCAATTCAACTCGCCGGATTCAGCTGCTCACTGCTGTTTGGCGTCACCGGCAGCGGCAAGACCGAAATCTATTTCAATCGGATCGCACGGGCGCTGGCGGAAAAAAAGCAGGCGCTGCTGCTGGTGCCTGAAATCAATCTTTCGCCACAGCTCGAAGCCTGGCTCAAGCAGCGTTTTCCGCAATCCCGGGTCGTTTCGCTGCACAGCGGCTTGAACGACGGCGAGCGGCTGGAGAACTGGCTCGCTGCCCAATCCGGCGAGGCGCAGGTGATTTTAGGTACGCGCCTGGCGGTGTTCACGCCCATTCCCAAGCTCGGGCTCATCATCGTTGACGAAGAGCACGACGCTTCGTTTAAGCAGCAGGACGGTTTGCGCTATTCCGCGCGCGATGTCGCCATCTTCCGCGCCAAGCAGGCGGATGTACCGGTCATCCTCGGCTCGGCGACGCCGGCGCTGGAAAGCTACCAGCACGCGCTTTCCGGCCGCTACCGCTTGGCGAAACTCGCGCAGCGCGCCGTGGATAATGCGCTGCTGCCTCAATTGCGCTGCATAGACATACGCCGTCTGAAGCTCAACGAAGGCCTGTCCGAGCCCCTGATTGGCGCCATCAGGCAGCGGCTGGAACGCGGCGAGCAATGCCTGATTTTCCTCAACCGCCGCGGCTACGCGCCGGTGCTGATGTGCACCGCATGCAACTGGATTTCCGGCTGCACGCGCTGCGCCGCCGGGCTGGTTTTGCATTTGCGGGAAAAAAAGCTGCGTTGCCATCACTGCGGCCATGAAGAACGCGTGCCCGCCGCCTGCCCGAACTGCGGCAACGCCGACCTTCTGCCGCTGGGGCAGGGCACGCAACGGGTGGAAAGCGCTTTGTCCGCCTTGTTTCCCGGCGCGCGCGTTCTGCGCATTGACCGCGACAGCACGCGCCGCAAGCTCGCCTGGCCGGAAATGCTCAAGCGCATACGCGACCATGAAGTGGACATTCTGGTCGGCACCCAAATCCTGGCCAAGGGCCACGATTTTCCCCAGCTCTCCCTGGTCGGCATCCTCAATCCGGACAGCTCCTTGTACAGCACCGATTTCCGCGCGTCAGAGCGGCTGTTCGCCCAGCTCATGCAAGTCGCCGGGCGCGCCGGGCGCGCGCAAATCCCCGGCGAAGTGCTGATTCAGACGCAGTTTCCCGACCACCCCTTGTATGAAGCTCTGCAGCGGCATGATTACTCCGCCTTCGCCAAAACCCTGCTGGCCGAACGCAGACATGCGGGATTCCCGCCCTTCGTGCACCAAGCACTGCTGCGCGCCGAGGCGACCTGCCTGACCACGGTCATGTCTTATCTTGAAGATGCGGCAAAAATCGCCTCGCGGCTGCGCCACGACGTCACTGTTTACGATCCGGTGCCGGCGGCGATGCAACGCCTTGCCGGCCGCGAGCGCGGGCAATTGCTGGTGCAGAGCGCTTCGCGCAAAAAACTCCAGGCGTTTTTGAAAGAATGGTACGCCAGGCTTGCGGAAACGGCAGGCAAAAAAGTGCGCTGGGCATTGGATGTGGACCCGCTGGAGTTTTAA
- a CDS encoding SRPBCC family protein: protein MSTNTIRLHRVLRATPERIYRAFLDADAMAKWLPPNGFTGKVHRIDAKVGGTYKMSFTNFTTGHSHSFGGKYLELVPYERIRHTDKFDDPNLPGEMQTTVSLKKVSCGTEVSVVQEGIPDAIPPEACYLGWQESLTLLAQLVEAEIPG from the coding sequence ATGTCCACAAACACCATCCGGCTTCACCGCGTACTCCGAGCTACGCCTGAGAGAATCTATCGGGCGTTTCTCGATGCCGACGCAATGGCCAAATGGCTTCCACCGAATGGTTTTACCGGCAAGGTTCACCGTATAGATGCGAAAGTCGGCGGTACCTACAAGATGTCGTTCACAAACTTCACCACCGGCCATAGCCACTCGTTCGGCGGAAAGTATCTTGAACTGGTGCCATACGAACGCATTCGTCACACGGACAAATTCGACGACCCGAACTTGCCCGGAGAAATGCAGACGACTGTATCCTTGAAGAAGGTTTCTTGCGGTACTGAGGTGAGCGTAGTGCAAGAAGGGATACCTGATGCCATTCCGCCCGAGGCCTGCTATCTCGGCTGGCAAGAATCGCTCACCCTTCTCGCACAACTCGTCGAAGCCGAGATTCCCGGCTAG
- the hemE gene encoding uroporphyrinogen decarboxylase has protein sequence MSKLKNDTLLRALLRLPTPYTPVWLMRQAGRYLPEYNETRKRAGDFLALCKNPDLACEVTLQPLARFNLDAAILFSDILTIPDAMGLGLYFVENEGPKLAKPLRDEREIEKLKAPDPDSHLRYVMDAVSQIRKALGGSVPLIGFSGSPFTLACYMIEGGGSPDFPQVKEVLYRRPDLLHHILAVNTRAVTAYLNAQIESGTQAVMIFDTWGGILSSHAYHEFSLRYIEEVLHGLIRERDGMRVPSIVFTKGGGEWLESIAATGCNCVSLDSLTDIGLARRRVGHKVALQGNLDPAALLSSPEIIAKEVEKILGSFGESPGHVFNLGHGVMPTTPPENVAAMVEAVHHLSRNRH, from the coding sequence ATGTCAAAACTTAAAAACGACACCCTGCTGCGCGCGCTGCTGCGCCTGCCCACTCCTTATACGCCGGTGTGGCTGATGCGCCAAGCCGGGCGTTATCTTCCTGAATACAATGAAACCCGAAAACGCGCCGGGGATTTTCTGGCGTTGTGCAAAAATCCCGATCTCGCCTGCGAAGTCACGCTGCAACCTTTGGCAAGATTTAATTTGGACGCTGCGATTCTGTTTTCCGACATTCTCACCATTCCCGACGCCATGGGCCTCGGCCTTTATTTCGTCGAGAACGAAGGGCCGAAGCTTGCCAAACCCTTGCGCGACGAGCGGGAAATCGAGAAACTCAAGGCGCCCGACCCTGACTCGCACTTACGTTATGTAATGGATGCGGTAAGCCAAATCCGCAAAGCGCTGGGCGGCAGTGTGCCGCTTATCGGCTTCTCAGGAAGCCCTTTTACGCTCGCCTGCTACATGATCGAAGGCGGCGGGAGCCCCGATTTTCCTCAGGTCAAAGAGGTGCTTTATCGCCGTCCCGACCTGCTGCATCACATTCTGGCGGTGAATACTCGCGCAGTGACCGCTTACCTGAACGCACAAATTGAGTCCGGCACCCAGGCGGTGATGATCTTCGACACCTGGGGCGGGATACTCTCAAGCCACGCCTACCACGAATTTTCGCTGCGCTACATCGAAGAAGTGCTGCACGGCCTGATCCGCGAGCGTGATGGTATGCGAGTGCCCAGCATTGTTTTTACCAAAGGCGGCGGCGAGTGGCTGGAGAGCATCGCCGCTACCGGTTGCAATTGCGTGAGCCTCGATAGTCTTACCGACATCGGTCTTGCTCGCAGACGCGTGGGCCATAAAGTCGCGCTACAAGGTAATCTCGATCCTGCCGCGCTGCTTTCTTCTCCGGAAATCATCGCCAAGGAAGTGGAAAAAATTCTGGGGAGCTTCGGCGAAAGTCCCGGCCATGTTTTCAATCTCGGTCACGGCGTGATGCCAACCACGCCACCGGAAAATGTCGCGGCAATGGTGGAAGCAGTCCACCACTTAAGCAGAAACCGTCACTGA
- a CDS encoding SDR family oxidoreductase: MTAIGNSWVLITGASSGFGEEFARQYAGQGHSLVLVARRLDRLQALAKALLQEHRIEVIVEQVDLSDVAAVIQLHQRLRERGISIDILINNAGHGLQGPFLDGQLDATLAMVELDVASLTAVTHIFAQDMRKRGRGKILLVASLLAYQGVQNFAVYSAAKAYVLRLGEALHRELKRDGVTVTALCPGMSDTGFATAAQQKITPGLKLVMMQPAPVVRAGIRALQAGRISVVPGWANKASVIFMWATPRWLHQAIFSRIMNA; the protein is encoded by the coding sequence ATGACGGCAATAGGCAATTCATGGGTTCTCATCACGGGCGCATCGAGTGGCTTCGGCGAGGAGTTTGCCCGCCAATATGCCGGGCAAGGCCATTCTCTGGTTCTGGTGGCGCGCCGGCTGGACCGGCTTCAAGCACTCGCCAAGGCATTGCTCCAGGAGCACCGCATTGAGGTCATCGTGGAGCAGGTGGATCTTTCAGATGTTGCGGCAGTCATCCAACTGCATCAGCGGCTCCGCGAGCGAGGTATTTCGATCGACATCCTGATCAACAACGCTGGCCACGGACTGCAGGGTCCGTTCCTGGATGGCCAGTTGGACGCGACCCTAGCGATGGTGGAGCTGGATGTGGCGAGCCTGACCGCCGTCACCCACATCTTTGCGCAAGACATGAGGAAGCGAGGACGTGGAAAGATCCTGCTGGTCGCCAGTCTGCTGGCCTACCAAGGTGTGCAGAACTTCGCCGTCTACTCAGCGGCCAAGGCCTACGTGTTGCGCCTGGGTGAAGCCCTTCATCGCGAACTCAAGCGGGATGGCGTCACGGTTACGGCGCTTTGCCCGGGCATGTCGGACACCGGATTCGCCACCGCGGCGCAACAGAAGATCACGCCCGGGTTGAAGCTAGTGATGATGCAGCCGGCCCCCGTGGTGCGCGCCGGTATCCGCGCGTTGCAGGCCGGACGCATCAGCGTCGTCCCAGGCTGGGCCAACAAGGCCTCCGTGATTTTCATGTGGGCCACGCCACGCTGGCTACACCAAGCCATTTTCTCTCGCATCATGAACGCATGA
- a CDS encoding NADP-dependent oxidoreductase has product MRALVFKRYGGLDQVAFADIPRPVPKPNEILIQVHAAGLNPVENKIRSGKMKAILRFQLPATLGSDLAGVVVEVGGSVTRFKPGDAVFASIHGLRMGALAEFAVVAENAAALKPAHLDFVQAASMPMVALTAWQTLKERAHIKPGHKVFIPAGAGGIGTFAIQLAKYLGAKVATTTSAGNVDLVRSLGADEVIDYQKQKFEDVLRDYDAVLDTLGGESLEKSFQILRQGSIVVSIVGPPDAAFGRTRGMNFLMVFALWLLSYKMHRLAKKRGVEYSFLLVNPDGSQLAEIGELLKVRNIRPVIDKVFPFDQAKEALAYLEMGRAKGKVVVQMK; this is encoded by the coding sequence ATGAGAGCACTTGTCTTCAAACGTTATGGCGGACTGGATCAGGTCGCGTTTGCTGACATTCCTCGACCAGTGCCCAAGCCGAACGAAATTCTCATTCAGGTCCACGCTGCTGGCTTAAACCCGGTCGAAAACAAGATCCGGAGTGGAAAAATGAAGGCCATCCTCCGGTTTCAGTTACCGGCCACGCTGGGCAGCGATTTGGCAGGTGTAGTGGTGGAGGTGGGCGGTAGTGTCACCCGCTTCAAGCCGGGCGATGCTGTCTTCGCCAGCATCCATGGGCTACGCATGGGCGCTCTCGCTGAGTTTGCGGTTGTAGCCGAGAACGCCGCCGCGCTGAAACCAGCACACCTGGACTTCGTGCAAGCGGCCTCCATGCCGATGGTCGCACTGACGGCATGGCAAACGCTTAAGGAGCGTGCACACATCAAGCCCGGCCACAAGGTATTCATCCCCGCAGGCGCTGGAGGCATTGGCACGTTCGCGATCCAGCTCGCGAAATACCTCGGAGCCAAGGTGGCGACGACGACCAGCGCCGGCAACGTGGATCTGGTGCGGAGCCTGGGAGCCGATGAGGTGATCGATTACCAGAAGCAAAAATTTGAGGATGTCCTGCGGGATTACGATGCCGTCCTGGACACCCTCGGGGGCGAATCGCTTGAGAAATCCTTCCAGATTCTGAGGCAGGGGAGCATCGTCGTCTCGATCGTCGGGCCACCTGACGCCGCGTTCGGTCGGACGCGGGGCATGAACTTTCTCATGGTGTTCGCGCTGTGGTTGCTGAGCTATAAGATGCATCGCCTCGCCAAGAAACGAGGCGTCGAGTATTCATTCCTGCTCGTGAATCCAGACGGTAGCCAACTCGCAGAGATCGGCGAGCTTCTCAAGGTGCGGAACATTCGGCCGGTGATCGACAAGGTATTTCCGTTCGATCAAGCGAAGGAGGCGCTTGCGTATCTCGAGATGGGCCGGGCCAAAGGGAAGGTCGTTGTCCAGATGAAGTGA
- a CDS encoding ATP-binding protein: MAQDALTGRLKNHEDNFVERKPDGVNASEIRQTITAFANSVPPDSSGVLFIGVHNDGKIQGVENPDKLQKTVREQCERVCYPPIAFASEVLNVDGKPVLAVVVAHSKNRPHFSGPAFVRRGSESVAASLELFEELIASRNDKVAAILRMRGGPITVICVQHKLGSTEHIADQRYRTRSDCVVQSCDAHTLRMRDTGSDRNITEPLELVTVSYDEERHRPMLVIKGQ; this comes from the coding sequence ATGGCCCAAGACGCTCTGACGGGACGGCTCAAGAATCACGAGGACAACTTCGTCGAGCGCAAGCCGGACGGCGTCAATGCCTCCGAGATCAGGCAGACGATCACAGCATTTGCGAATAGTGTGCCTCCCGACAGTTCGGGGGTTCTCTTTATCGGTGTACACAACGACGGAAAGATTCAGGGCGTTGAGAACCCGGACAAGCTCCAAAAAACGGTCCGAGAGCAGTGCGAACGCGTGTGTTATCCGCCCATCGCATTTGCTTCAGAGGTGTTGAACGTAGATGGCAAGCCCGTGCTCGCGGTTGTAGTTGCTCACAGCAAGAACCGCCCGCATTTCTCGGGACCGGCCTTTGTGCGCCGCGGTTCAGAGTCCGTAGCAGCGTCTCTCGAGCTCTTTGAAGAGCTAATTGCAAGTCGCAACGACAAAGTCGCTGCAATCCTTCGCATGCGTGGCGGGCCTATCACAGTCATCTGTGTGCAGCACAAGCTCGGGAGCACAGAGCACATAGCCGACCAGCGCTACCGGACGCGTAGCGATTGTGTCGTTCAGAGCTGTGACGCCCATACCCTCCGCATGAGAGATACTGGGTCAGATCGCAATATCACTGAGCCACTGGAACTTGTCACCGTGAGCTACGACGAGGAAAGACATCGACCAATGCTGGTTATCAAGGGGCAATGA
- a CDS encoding thiol:disulfide interchange protein DsbA/DsbL, translated as MKLLKYLLLSCLLAFTGMTTGASAEPRLDKDYRLITPAQPTETGDKIEVIEFFYYGCPHCFDLEPYLKRWKSSMPKDVAFRLVPVVFRDSWVPLTRTFYTLEALGELARLHNEVFEAIHLKNINLNNEQTLFDWAEKYGVDRKKFADAYESFAVRNRVVNARTLTLAYGMENTPSLVVDGKYLTGPGLTGSHESAIKVLDELIAKAREARASKR; from the coding sequence ATGAAATTGCTTAAATACCTGCTGCTCTCATGCCTGTTGGCATTCACCGGGATGACCACCGGCGCATCCGCAGAGCCCAGGCTCGACAAGGATTACCGCCTTATCACTCCGGCGCAGCCCACCGAGACCGGCGACAAAATCGAGGTCATCGAGTTTTTTTACTACGGCTGCCCGCACTGTTTTGATCTCGAGCCCTATCTCAAAAGGTGGAAGAGCAGCATGCCCAAAGACGTCGCTTTCCGTCTCGTTCCAGTCGTGTTCCGCGATTCCTGGGTGCCGCTCACCAGGACTTTTTACACCCTGGAAGCGCTGGGTGAGCTCGCCCGGCTGCACAATGAGGTATTCGAGGCGATTCACCTGAAAAACATCAATCTCAACAACGAGCAAACCTTGTTCGACTGGGCGGAAAAATACGGCGTGGACCGCAAGAAATTCGCAGACGCCTACGAATCATTCGCCGTCAGGAACCGCGTGGTAAACGCGAGAACGCTCACCCTGGCTTACGGCATGGAAAACACACCTTCGCTGGTGGTGGACGGCAAATACCTCACCGGCCCCGGACTCACCGGCTCGCATGAAAGCGCCATCAAGGTGCTCGATGAGCTGATTGCCAAGGCGCGGGAGGCGCGGGCCTCCAAGCGTTGA
- the argS gene encoding arginine--tRNA ligase has translation MDLKSHLAQLFAAALGKIAPSQPASLIQLDRPKQESHGDYACNLALLLAKPLRRGPRDIAAALLAALPSSPHVEKAEIAGAGFINLFLKPAAKQRVIPHILNNGEAYGSSRLGAGKKIQVEFVSANPTGPLHVGHGRGAAFGASLANVLSAAGYKVWREFYVNDAGRQMDILVLSTWLRYLELAGVHVPFPQNAYQGNYVRAMAKQIFDSQGKRYVREAKALLQSAVSADAEAHLDALIARAKKLLGDDYSSIHRFALTEQLNDCRKDLVEFGVTFDEWFSEKSLFDNNAVARAVAQLEKNGHLYLKDGAQWFKSTQFGDEKDRVMQRENGEYTYFASDIAYHLNKFERGFERVIDIWGADHHGYMPRVKGALQALGLDADKLVVALVQFAVLYRQGKKVSMSTRAGEFVTLRELRNEVGNDAARFFYVLRKSDQHLDFDLDLAKSQSNDNPVYYVQYAHARICSVLAEWGGDPEPLVQADTSLLSSTHELALMQRLMEYPETVEAAARELSPHLIAFYLKELAGEFHSYYNATRFLVGDAKLKNARLALVTAIRQVLRNGLTLLGVSCPEKM, from the coding sequence TTGGATTTGAAATCCCATCTGGCTCAACTTTTTGCTGCGGCACTGGGCAAAATCGCGCCGTCTCAGCCAGCGTCCCTGATTCAGCTTGATCGCCCCAAGCAGGAAAGCCACGGCGATTACGCTTGCAATCTCGCATTGCTGCTGGCCAAGCCATTGCGCCGCGGCCCGCGCGATATCGCCGCGGCTTTACTCGCCGCGCTACCTTCATCGCCCCACGTGGAAAAAGCGGAAATCGCCGGCGCCGGCTTCATCAATTTGTTTCTCAAACCCGCCGCCAAACAGCGGGTCATACCGCATATTTTGAATAACGGGGAAGCTTACGGCAGCAGCCGTCTTGGCGCGGGTAAAAAAATCCAGGTTGAATTCGTCTCCGCCAATCCCACCGGGCCGCTGCACGTCGGCCATGGGCGCGGCGCGGCTTTTGGCGCAAGCCTGGCCAACGTGCTCAGCGCCGCCGGCTACAAAGTCTGGCGCGAGTTTTATGTCAACGACGCCGGCCGGCAGATGGATATTCTCGTCTTATCCACCTGGCTGCGTTATCTCGAGCTTGCCGGCGTCCACGTTCCTTTTCCGCAAAATGCCTATCAAGGCAACTATGTGCGCGCCATGGCCAAACAAATCTTTGACAGCCAGGGTAAGCGTTATGTGCGCGAAGCGAAAGCCTTGTTGCAAAGCGCAGTGTCAGCGGATGCCGAAGCACATCTGGACGCCTTGATCGCCCGCGCCAAAAAACTTCTGGGTGACGACTATTCTTCCATCCACCGCTTCGCCCTCACCGAGCAATTGAACGATTGCCGCAAAGACCTGGTCGAATTCGGCGTGACCTTCGATGAATGGTTTTCCGAAAAATCGCTGTTTGACAACAACGCTGTCGCTCGCGCCGTGGCGCAGCTGGAAAAAAACGGCCATCTTTATTTAAAGGATGGCGCCCAATGGTTCAAGTCCACTCAATTCGGCGACGAAAAAGACCGCGTGATGCAGCGGGAAAACGGCGAATACACTTATTTCGCCTCCGACATCGCCTACCATTTGAATAAATTCGAGCGCGGCTTCGAGCGCGTGATCGACATCTGGGGGGCGGATCACCACGGCTATATGCCGCGCGTCAAGGGCGCGCTGCAGGCGCTGGGGCTGGATGCGGATAAACTTGTCGTCGCGCTGGTGCAGTTCGCGGTGCTCTACCGCCAGGGCAAAAAAGTCTCGATGTCCACACGCGCTGGCGAATTCGTTACCCTGCGCGAATTAAGAAACGAAGTCGGCAACGACGCCGCGCGCTTTTTTTACGTGCTGCGCAAAAGCGATCAGCACCTCGATTTCGACCTCGATCTCGCCAAATCACAAAGCAATGACAACCCGGTGTACTACGTGCAGTACGCGCACGCCCGGATTTGCAGCGTGCTTGCGGAATGGGGCGGGGATCCGGAACCGCTGGTGCAGGCCGACACTTCGCTCCTCAGCAGCACCCACGAGCTGGCGCTGATGCAGCGGCTGATGGAATACCCCGAAACGGTGGAGGCCGCGGCAAGGGAGCTGTCGCCGCATCTCATCGCGTTTTACCTCAAGGAACTGGCGGGAGAGTTTCACAGCTATTACAATGCCACGCGGTTCCTGGTGGGCGACGCAAAACTCAAGAACGCGCGCCTGGCTCTGGTCACCGCAATCCGGCAGGTTTTGCGCAACGGGCTGACTTTGCTAGGTGTCAGCTGTCCGGAAAAAATGTAG